From Aricia agestis chromosome 1, ilAriAges1.1, whole genome shotgun sequence:
gagtcctgtctcaagttttggtgcccttgctggcacttttgagtttaatttaacttctttgagtcttcttcttactgtacaatcacttacacgttcatcttggacctgttccgacaggtttcgtgtctgcatagcagtttgaggtcgatttcttaagttttgtttccttacaaaatggtcatcctgaaccattgtcacccgatatctgccttgttctcgtctccgaacgtaagatccagtctctctgaagcgttgaaagttacgatgaaccacggaagccgacacacctaaggcctgactgaccgaacggtaggtgtgacctttctctatcgtggttacagctctagctgtcgcagatgctgggaaatcactaattttgtatctaagcaatgtgttcttccaaaaaccaaacaatcaaatgagctgagcataccttgcaccccgctaaaacgccattcttatcaggaacacttacaacgtcaataatcgaaaaacacttattagggcataattgctataaaaacctgtcaacttgccagttttgttcaatattttatttcttgaatgagcttagaagctataaaaaaggctttcagaaagcccgacccacttgagttcaagttttggccctttttacctatgttccgctaattttgccagtgtgtgtataacatcctcctttttggaagtcggttaaaaatagtaactctctcagtgctgctactttcacagtgaactcttcatacacatcctaaagtataatcacttagttttgttgcaccctgtaCAGGTAGATACTGATCCAAAAATTTGGCATATCTACCAATGATGAATATTATTCACCATGCGCGTTTTTGGTAGAGATGGTAGCATGTTTATATTTCgagttttatattgtttattcgACATTTTTTTGAAATATGCTAATTAACTAGATTTAAATATCTTACATCAAGTTTTTAGCTTCatcaaataattttcaatttcagCAATAAAAGAAGTTCAGAACGAGCTCGCAGATATGCCGCTATTCCAGTACAATTCACCTGAACGGGAGACGACTTCGTTGATACAAGACACGATACCTCTAGCCACGGAGCTGAATGAGATATCTGCGGAACCCTTCACTGAAGTGGTGCAAGCCAAGCCCAGAGACACGTTGATGTATATCTACACGAGTGGCACAACAGGTTTCCCGAAGGCAGCCATCGTGACGCATACAAGGTAAAGCCTTGAATATGGTTATCTGAATAATGGTTCCCTTTAAAGgagcttattaaaatatttacttactcgTACCTACATAAAAAGTATACGTACATTGTGACCTCTTTAACTTAaactttgtatgtatgtatgtccaaaatctttgcaaaaatgtagggtacgtggtttgcaaaaaaaaatggcgcccgGCCTACCcctttttgtacaaataatgtaataaccttacatctaatccatattttatgtttgtgtgaaaaatattataatatatgttaaattttctatctatcaagccatcataatatagtatttagtcagatgtgatatttgtctcaccactgtaaactttgaaatctatgtttctaactatttcgcaacaaatatattaatacattattataatctcaataacacagagctatacaaactgtttatgtaaacaattctttgaaataacttaacttgttatcaataaacagataagagataagagtaataaaaaccggttttggtattatacacaagcaaacttcgtccttattgcaatacaaataaagttcaaaatggccgcggccggcaaaaagccgttataaataggtaatttttatcttgattattttactaaaacgatactattatatactattactaggatctaaatcgttttgtacacgataatatacgcttttaacgtcaattatttacaaaaatattacacaaatcgcgttcaaatcccataaataaaaaccaaattttctcgtgtaaactagaagttattacgatgtaagtatttctttcaaatgattatctaaaactatttataaattataattaataaattaaactattttactacttacattcgttaaatccatcaataatatcaaacaaacaacacaacatggcagaacacacacgaaaaattcacgattttcaaatgactgacaaatattcgtcgaccacagattgtataatattttgcattcagaatgtggcaaatttatcgtagatcataactaaccaaacttcttcatacaaaagtagtctctaagtcgacgaaatacgtaattcaatcgaacgaaagagcgcggccacatccggccgcttgggtgtagacggaatggctgcagtataatctgtggcggccggatccggccgcttggggattaaaaggttCAGCActacatttttgtgatttgatgCATTAATCAATACCATGTGGTCTACATCcagtttcataaaaattatcCCTTATTTTGCAGGTTCCTCCTGATCCCACTAGGAGTGCATAACTCCGCGAGGTTGTCCGCGTCAGATGTGATCTACGATCCTCTCCCTCTTCATCACACGGCGGGCGGGGTGCTGGGCGCTGGTCAGTGCGTCATATTGGGCTGCACCGTGGTGCTGCGGAAGAAATTTTCAGCCAGCAACTACTGGAGCGATGTGGCTAAATATAAGTGCACGGTACAAAAGGCTACGACTTATCTACTTAATGTTCGCTCCGTTCATCTTCCTTGAGTTATTTTGCTTaaatacatacatgatacaacgcAATTCAAAAATATGCATCTGCGTCATATCTTGAAAGTAAATATTGCACgaatatgaaataatttttacgcTACCTCTAGGCTGCTCTACATCATTACTAGCATCTAATTTTATTGTCATTTTCAATTACAGGTAGCGCAGTACATCGGTGAGATATGCCGGTATCTTCTGACTGTGCCCCCAGGGCCGCACGATCGTGGTCACAAATTGAAGGTCATGGTCGGCAATGGTCTTCGACCTCAGATCTGGCAAGAGTTCGTCGAGAGGTTTGGAGTAAAACGCGTGGTTGAATTCTACGGTGCTACTGAAGGGAACAGCAATTTAGGTATTTAGATTATTAAAACAAGTAGCTACAGTATGTATGAAGTTACAACTTCTATGGCttataaaagttaataataatctatataaataaaactcaaaggtgactgactgacatggtgatctagcaacgcacagcccaaaccactgggccgatcgggctgaaattttgcatgcaggtagatattatgacgtaggcatccgctaagaaaggattttgatcaattccacctccaaggggttaaaataagggataaaagtttgtatataataatacttcttaacgcgagcgaagccgcgggcaaaagttcgTAAGGTTAATAAAGTTAGAAACATAATGCACAGCTGCAGTTAAATTCCACACGAATTTTTAGTAAAGCTGTGGTGCCACACCTTCTGTGTCTCGCTTTTAATAAGCCCCATTGTTTATGCAACTGATACGTTTAATTTTCAATAGGTTATAATGTCACACTATTTCTTACAGTAAATCTGGATTCCAAAGTGGGTGCTATCGGATTTTTGAGTCGCCTGGTTTCGTCCATCTATCCTCTTACTTTAGTCAAGTAAGTTTTGATACAAATTCAACTCGTAATGTTATAACAATGCATAGGCTTtcgtgtaaataataaatagcttATATTTACTTATATGGTATATTTCAGGTGTGACGAAATTACAGGAGAGATATTGAGGAACAAAGACGGAACCTGTATCAGCTGTGGCCCTCATGAGCCAGGTAAATAATTTTGACTGCAAATATACGGTATATTAATACTaccaaatatacagggtgtaacaaaagtaagtgataatactttagggtgtgtagtgttcctcgtagagagttcactgtgaaagtagcagcgctgaaaaacccaataattttttcactttagcGTCACGCGAGTTTTCCTATAGTCCGTGAGCCCGGTCCGAAAATGCCTACGTCACGTGACATCAATATAAAATGCATGGCACACGGTCGGAAAATATATGCCAAGCGAGGATCAGACGACTTTCGCATCTGAAATTGGCCGGAAGTCGGAGAAATCCCCTCACTTCCGGTCAAATTTTTGGTGTCTATTTACGTCACGTGACATCAACGTGAAACATGTGGCAGCATATAGCCCTATAGTTGTAGAGTAGGGAAACATAAGtctgtcaattttaaaatgGCCGGAAGTACTTGACAGACTACGTCAAAGTTGGTCCTTGGGTATCCTTTTTTACGTCACGTGACATCTTTAATGaattcttttttaaatgttttgaaataatagtGTCTTAAAGAATAAATGAGGCTGCCAAGCCTGATCTGCCCGGAAGTCCCATAAAAGTGATTGTTAAACTGCTCGTGAATTATGAGAAAATCGCtaaacaacatgaccattaTTCGAGGCTTAAtattgagataggcacttccaTTTCCCGCCTACTTTTAATGATTTTACCGCCTAGTACCGTCACATCCGGGTCGAATCAGCTCCTCCCGCCATTACCAGGTGCTTCCGAGCGAGGTGGAGAGCGAAGAAGTTCCCATCTTTAATCATTGGCGTTTCGATTCCCGTTGAGTGAACACTCTTCCACTTTACTAGTCTAATgaatattttaaccgacttccaaaaaggaggaggttatatgttcggctgtggattttttttactCGTTATACTACATATCCTACAATTAGTGCAACTCACTTATTTAAGTGACTTATTTATTTGAGTCACTTGTAAGGTTCCTTCCCTCCTTACTTTACCAGTGACACACTTAACGTAGATAGTTTATTTTAGTAGTTAAGAAAGTTAAGTttacttttatatatttgataaatagatttcatatattttactgCAAAACTGGCAAAGTTTAGCAGACCCACGGTGCTTTGCACCTGTTTAAAGGTGACATGCTTTCTTTGCAAAATCGCAATTAAACTTTGAACGATCTGGTTGCACTTTTCTTTCGGAAGTGCTATCCTGTTTTCCCAAGGAAACCACTGGATTCCCAGGaacaccaaattttttttagggACTAGTATGGATTTGTCGAAATTGATATGCCATCCGAGATGTGTTAGAAGTGCTATAAGCATGTATACGTGATTTTTTAAAGTGGATTGGTCTTGATGAGCCAAGAAATAGTCGTCAAAGTAAACGACAATCCGAACACCTTGATTGCGGAGTACCTGAGCTATCCAATTGGATATTGTAGCAAACGTTTTCGGAGCTGTACTTAGTCCAAAAGGAAGTCAAGTCATCTGCAACAACTCGTTTTTGTGAATGACTCTCAGAAAGCGTCTGTGACATATCGCAACCGGAAGATGGAAATACGCCTGGGAAATGTCTATTTTGCATAGCCAACCGCACTCCTGCAGGAAGTCCGGTATTAGGTGCATGTTTATCAAGCGAAACTTGTCTGGCTTGATGAACTGGTTGAGGTTTCTCAGATTGAAAATGGGTCTCATCGATCCATCGCTTTTGGGTACCAAAAACATCGAAAAAACGAAACTTGGAGAAATCCTTGCTCGTTCTAGGATACCTTGAGATTTCATCTTTTGTATTATTTGAGTCATCTCCTTTGATTTGCTCGTTTTGGCAAACCGTTTATTTGGCATGGCAAGTGGAGGTTTCTTTACAAAGGGTACCCGATACCCTTGAATCCTTTCTAAAATTACATTTGGTGCGCCGATCGCTTGCCACCTCCCCAGAAATTGTTGTAGCTGACCGGCCTGAAAATGTCTCGAGTCATTGTCTCGATCTTCTAGAATTTCCTCTATTGGCAGAGGGAGAATGATACCGCTTACGACCACCTCGCTAGGCATTATAGGCTTGATCCGGTTCTTGAGCCTCCACCACGGATCCATCCTTTTGTTTTGTGTGCTTAGGGCCATTATAATGATGTGGCTCCTATCGGCTGGGCTCTCCCGAAGAGCCATGATTATGTGAACCACTCCCCGAGAGTGGACAACAATAATTCCAACGATCTACAGGTAAATCGTACGATCTATAATTACCACGAGATTAACATTTGTATGAAGCCGGTTCCCCCGAGGGTTGGTTTGATCGTTTACTGGTACCAGGTTGCGAAGAGCGTTCAAAACCTGTATTATTATTAGGCTAAAAGATTTTGCGAATACCACCAGCATTTTCTAGAGCATTTATGAAGGCGTTAGCATTAAACAAATTGGTACAAGAGGGTGGAATCTTGTTCAAGGTCAATTTCATTAAAGGAATGCCTACATGAGTAAGATAGATATTCAATACTTTCTGACCTATGACCACAGGCTAATTGCAATAAATCTCTAGAAACTTTATGGAATTCACCTTTAACAAATAACTCCTGAAGGTTAGTACTTAACACTTCTGAATTAAAGCCACTTGTATCTGCCCATGTTATCAAAgaacttaaattattttgtataatttcGCGTTGTTTTAATACACAGAAGGTTATTGCTGCGTATGACTTATCGGAATGAGACATATGACGGTTTGAATCATACGCCTTTACCTCGTTCTAATTCGCAATAACCTGGCGTATGGTTGTATAATTTTTGCGTATCCGCATAGCGAACATCGTTCCAATTTGCACTATTTAGCCTTTGAATTTCGagtaaatacttaaaataatcaTCTGGAGTCTTAGGAATGGCAAGCTCATAAAATGGCGATTTTTTATGACTCTATTTAATAAACTGGAAGAGTGTTCAATCGACGGGAATCGAAACGCCAATGATTAAAGATGGGAAACGCTTCCCACCTCGCTCTTCACCTCGCAAGCTCCACCAAGCACCTGGTAATGGCGGGAGGAGCTGATTCGACCCGGATGTGACGGTACTAGGCGGTAAAATCATTAAAAGTAGGCGGGAAAtggaagtgcctatctcaataTTAAGCCTCGAATAACGGTCATGTTGTTTAGTCATGCGATTTTCTCATAATTCACGAGCAGTTTAACAATCACTTTTATGGAACTTACGGCCAGATCTGGCTTGGCAGCCTCATTTATTCTTTAAGACactattatttcaaaacatttaaaaaagaattCATCAAGATGTCACGTGACGTAAAAAAGGGTACCCAAGGACCAACTTTGACGCCGTCTGTCAAGTACTTCCGGCcattttaaaattgacagaCTTATGTTTCCCTACTCTACAACTATAGGGCTATATGCTGCCACATGTTTCACGTTGATGTCACGTGACGTAAATAGACACCAAAAATTTGACCGGAAGTGAGGGGATTTCTCCGACTTCCGGCTAATTTCAGATGCGAAAGTCGTCTGATCCTCGCTTGGCATATATTTTCCGACCGTGTGCCATGCATTTTATATTGATGTCACGTGACGTAGGCATTTTCGGACCGGGCTCACGGACTACtatacaaatgtgaaaaaaatatttgttcttttagcgctgctactttcatagtaaactctctacgaggaacacataCCTACACTAACTCATTTCACGAATTCCGAAAAATCTTAAGGAATTTTTAGGAAGACGTGGCGAGAAAATTTCTATTATCTAGAGCAGTCCTGCACCGTCCTAGTCCTCAGACCCTTATTCCTCAAAGCTCGCACTCTGACTATACAAACGTTTAATTACTAATGAGAAATCTTCTACCACCTTTTAATGTACACCTCTAGTACAGCTTTACTTAACCTGCGGCCCGCTGGGACTTTATCAGTTGCCCgtgtgaatttaaaattttgaaattcacgcccaccggcaataTAGAGCAAtgtcgtcgtgaaagtcgtgaaaaTTTTTCCACTTCTAAATCGCAAATTTTCAAGAATGTAAAAATGTAGGTTACGGCCCGTATACACCAAGACCCAAcggtgtttgtggcccgtataaaaaaggTAAATTACCTCTGCTCTATTTCAGGTCTATTACTTGGGAAGATTGATCCCAGGAAGGCGATCCTAACATTCGCGGGTTACGCGGACAAGACGGCGTCGGAGAAGAAGATGGTGCGCAACGTGCGAGTGCCAGGAGACTGCTACTTCAACACAGGGGACATACTGGTCATGGACCACTTCGGATACTTCTATTTTAAGGACCGCACTGGAGATACGTTCAGGTCAggcttgttttaaaatatttaaaaataatcgcGTTGAACAGGAACCAATCGTTGTTTGAATAAGTTTTCCGGTGGATATTTCTTTAAATCGTATTTATACGTACTTACATTAGTATAGtattgacgcctccgtggtctagtggttagagcgtcgctctcgactccggaggtcgtgggttcgaatcccgcgttggaaacatgttatttccaagtttggttaggacaatgcaggctgatcacctgattgtctgacaagtaagatgatccatgcgtcggatgggcatgtaaaaagtcggtcctgcgcctgatctctcgccggtcgtgtcggtcttccgtcccactgggttatgagagtaaagtaatagagagtgctcttgtgtactgcgcacacacttgggcactataaaatcactcctgcgtacctggtctggtttcaatgaaaccggccaccgtcaccgaaaccggtgtggggagtattattagtatagtattAGTTTATTTTGGTGAATTTTCTTGACAGATGGCGCGGTGAGAACGTCTCTACGGCTGAAGTAGAGGGGGTCATTAGTAACTTAGTTGGCCTAAAAGATGCGATAGTTTACGGCGTCGCTGTAAGTATCAATAaagtaatcaataataataagtatcaaTAAAACtcatttaaaaaactttaaatgagCTACAGTCAAAATTACTATCACTGACTGTTATGCCCAAGTCTTACGATTCGGAGGAGGATTGCAACACATTACACAAATGACCTTAAACTCGCTTTCAATATTGCGAAAGTATTGTCAGAGCGACATTCTAGCGATACACCTTTCTCTATTGATACACCTCTAAATACAttgtagtttaaaatatttttgggtCAACTTGCTGTTAAAGCCATAACTATTATCTACTCTAcgtaaatattaaacaaaaaaatcggccaagtgcaagttggactcgcgcaggaagggttccgttatccgtaccattatagagcaaaaatagataaaaaatgtatatttttgtatggggctcccatacaaaaatatacattttttacaccacacccttaattatttattttatttaaagtttattattaactattatagtatcaatacaattgagtattttgtgaacatttcaagtgcctatctatTGTTGtttgggagtcccccttaaatatttaatttattttgtatttgttgttatagcggcaacagaatatatacacaatctgtgaatatttcagaaaactagctatagcggttcttgagatgcagcctggagacatacagacagacagacggacagacatcgaagtcttagtaatagggtcccgtttttaccctttgggtatgaaaCCCTAGAAATATGATGTCTGATGAAGAAACATTGCCGCAAGAGGGCTTTTATTTTTTTGCCGCATTTTATTCAGATTTTTAAAACGTTTTATCTAtgcttatataaaaaaatattattatcttaaatgTGTTTTCAGATTCCCAACGTAGAAGGAAAAGCGGGAATGGCCGCCATAGCCGATCCGGAGAAGAAACTGGATTTAGAATCTCTAGCCAAAGGTCTGCGCTCGTCCCTGCCAGCGTACGCCAGGCCTATCTTCCTCAGGATACTGCCTGAGCCACCTCTGACAGTCACTTTCAAGCTGAGGAAGAAGGAGCTAATAGAACAAGGTTACAAGCTGAATCTCCACAACGATCCGCTATACTTCATGGATCAGAAGACTGGGAATTACGTGCCATTAACAGAAAAGGTGTATGATGATCTGATGCAAGGCAACATTAGGCTGTGAATAGATTTAGAATTATAGCACAGTAGAATAAGTGAATAACCACcgtataataagtattaattgTTAGACTGGATCTGATACAAAAAATCTacaaaaaatgttgtaattactaaGAAAGAAGACTAACTTTTAGCTAACTAGTTATTATAgacaacaaataatattatgtaagctgAGCGAATAATGGTAAAATAAGCCTGAATTCtacgtataataaaaactaaggaaacataactcacacacttcaatcgttttgaatttggttctcaaggttcttttcgcacactaaaataatatggcaatagctacgaaacactacattcaaattgacaaaataaagcTGTGGACAGTAATTGTCACttttataattacacaaaattgtattcgggtctctttttgcataaagtaatTGCATgcattcgggtcacattttgtggAATCggtacaaattttttgacacagttagcccggccgcacattgtccgaaatttctgatacgaaacagttgaacgtccgcgctgtctcttacattttgtactgagccgagtgagctcgaactcgccggaaggatatttcggatagtgtgcggtgtggcggtccggcaaaattcaactgtttctgatcagaattcggacaatgtgcggccgggcttactCTTCCTTGGTTTTAATTATTCGTAGCTGCTTTAATCTAAGGAATATTTATTTTCGTGACTTTTAAATGACCGAttgatatttttgtatatttttattttgcgagGAATAAAATGGTATATTTTTGTGAACCTGCTCAAATGTATATTTTACAgccaataaaaatgttattgtttgaaattattgttttgtgtacttattttc
This genomic window contains:
- the LOC121733848 gene encoding long-chain fatty acid transport protein 1 produces the protein MTEKNGVRFEEAERRKYQILASIAGVCSILIWLSSSYIVLLPLTIALSAYLLTGHRYQWVYIWKKTFFRDIIGVRVLLTTMSRVRIWERNGTTVVTRWDEVAKQFPDKKAFIMGDRSLTFREGDELTNRIAWYFKRQGFKTGEVIALFMETQPEYVFIWLGLAKLGVVTALVNTNLRAAQLVYCLKIVGCKAVIFGDELCGAIKEVQNELADMPLFQYNSPERETTSLIQDTIPLATELNEISAEPFTEVVQAKPRDTLMYIYTSGTTGFPKAAIVTHTRFLLIPLGVHNSARLSASDVIYDPLPLHHTAGGVLGAGQCVILGCTVVLRKKFSASNYWSDVAKYKCTVAQYIGEICRYLLTVPPGPHDRGHKLKVMVGNGLRPQIWQEFVERFGVKRVVEFYGATEGNSNLVNLDSKVGAIGFLSRLVSSIYPLTLVKCDEITGEILRNKDGTCISCGPHEPGLLLGKIDPRKAILTFAGYADKTASEKKMVRNVRVPGDCYFNTGDILVMDHFGYFYFKDRTGDTFRWRGENVSTAEVEGVISNLVGLKDAIVYGVAIPNVEGKAGMAAIADPEKKLDLESLAKGLRSSLPAYARPIFLRILPEPPLTVTFKLRKKELIEQGYKLNLHNDPLYFMDQKTGNYVPLTEKVYDDLMQGNIRL